A genomic segment from Coccinella septempunctata chromosome 3, icCocSept1.1, whole genome shotgun sequence encodes:
- the LOC123309266 gene encoding vascular endothelial growth factor receptor 1-like isoform X3 yields the protein MAFSKSSLVFLSLLSLFGLFRSETISSSPKIDFPYLEHALEVGSNFSIFCEGNNRLEWITPPVRDDKYLSYTKITIREPKPRHPQFEYASELTITNITFPFVGYYTCQDAILQRDNKFSELYIYVHDEEHLSVEEKDLESIVVTQYNDAVIPCRPTFPDVSVSLTRISGDEAENVTYNPKTGFSFYASELSQCGEYVCRFTWEQQEYEIVYFVRMNLITDSLAQPFIQEVDKKLHNVVGDTVVLKCMIKSQVHTSIVWETPIKKIDERMSTSPLLRDTDYLDMYYQTLTIKNVNLKDKGRYWCKARDNQDHTNENSIDLTIYDSDDHFIRLIEENKSYQISEEAGAPSVQWSIDIDAHPEPNVTWLNNKNEIIPLGISNKYETKVTPVNAFLMIKDITILDFGNYTLLAQNKYDTEALVLFLNVTDKPTIELGTEKEFQMKNEKTTVTCTVAAYPEPLIYWEYKPCLTNTCEYTILSGGDYHRNGLKFISNITVELDQSGVIRCSANNSKGEDVKELGLYVSDVKNGFDIFGLDEDVVYDETAHNATIAIGETVTVTCGAYIQNFSQEIQWIRGSENLTSDSKYTLQKSQTQFSNRSLLTIYRMSHEDEGVYTCVLYEIEDGSKKEINRKNISFHVEKSIAPRLRQSNLNDTVEINFGARLELVCEFVGLPKPTITWFKNNELFQASESRMIVDDDNERIIFTNTIPQDEGTYKCEGRNYLGAESKEMLLSFKNKFGSKWYIIVIVILLFSIFSACIIIYIKDKRKKKLEKVLIEAGLANFEKGQLENLNPELGIDDQAELLPYDKKWEFPIQNLKLGKQLGAGAFGVVMKGEARGILEDEAVTTVAVKMVKRNAEHTYVKALASELKIMVHLGKHLNVVNLLGACTKNVAKRELLVIVEYCKFGNLHNYLYRHRENFINQVDPQTGQIDFSIGQDILERSYSLASNKSSYPMKYAALSFRSSSGKSNVDGRRDSELCSTAKTESTIVSMSPNTDQVSVEEGVTSSSSNNVQPEWRSNYKADYKGSVRPIATKDLLAWAFQVARGMEYLASRKVLHGDLAARNILLTDDNVVKICDFGLAKSMYKSDNYKKNSDGPLPVKWMAVESIRDRVFSTQSDVWSFGIVLWEFFSLARTPYPGMEADERLYAKLVEGYRMEAPEFSTKDAYRLMLDCWSAKPMNRPSFTKLAERIGSMLEDSVRKHYIDLNDPYLVMNTQRLVNGQDDYLAMVSPPNFENLSSPQHYVNEFDQSSGYMSMKSPTIFSPRAEDEHVFTFDTRRRNSNSNEESPELAPMLENGRTPCTSPVPFSFSNPSYHLPPNVVSDDSVTCEKDIVKSADNYVNMPQNKTMVKEKNSSHPNIKVDEDTKDVHYVNSSSRDWESIIV from the exons GATAAGTACCTGAGTTACACAAAAATTACAATAAGGGAACCTAAACCACGACATCCTCAATTTGAATATGCCTCTGAACTGACGATAACAAATATTACATTTCCATTTGTGGGATATTACACCTGCCAGGATGCGATATTACAAAGAGACAACAAGTTTAGTGAACTCTACATTTACGTACATG ATGAAGAACACCTTTCCGTGGAAGAGAAGGATTTGGAAAGTATCGTAGTGACACAATACAATGATGCTGTCATACCTTGCAGACCAACATTTCCTGATGTTTCTGTCAGCTTGACTAGAATCAGTGGCGATGAG GCTGAAAATGTCACTTACAACCCGAAAACTGGATTTTCGTTTTACGCGTCCGAACTGAGTCAATGCGGGGAATACGTATGTAGATTCACCTGGGAACAGCAGGAATACGAAATTGTTTATTTTGTCAGAATGAATC TCATAACTGATTCCTTGGCGCAGCCATTCATCCAAGAAGTGGACAAAAAGTTGCACAATGTAGTTGGCGATACTGTGGTGCTAAAATGTATGATAAAATCGCAGGTTCACACTTCTATAGTGTGGGAGACGCCGATTAAAAAAATTGAC GAACGCATGTCTACTTCACCTTTGCTGAGGGATACCGACTACTTGGACATGTATTATCAGACGTTGACCATCAAAAATGTGAACTTGAAGGATAAGGGGAGATATTGGTGTAAAGCCAGGGACAATCAGGACCATACGAATGAGAACAGCATCGATTTAACGATCTATG ATTCCGACGATCACTTCATTCGGCTCATAGAGGAAAACAAATCCTATCAGATTTCAGAGGAAGCAGGAGCCCCATCTGTCCAATGGAGCATTGATATAGATGCTCATCCTGAACCAAACGTAACATG GCTGAACAACAAGAATGAAATAATACCGCTCGGAATTTCCAATAAATATGAAACCAAGGTAACGCCAGTTAACGCTTTCCTGATGATCAAGGATATAACCATATTAGATTTTGGAAACTATACTTTACTGGCCCAGAACAAGTATGATACTGAAGCTCTTGTATTATTCTTGAACGTCACAG ataaaCCAACGATTGAATTGGGCACAGAAAAAGAGTTCCAAATGAAAAACGAGAAAACGACTGTAACTTGTACAGTTGCTGCTTATCCTGAGCCTTTGATATATTGGGAATACAAACCTTGTTTAACGAATACATGTGAATATACTATA CTGAGTGGTGGTGATTATCATCGTAACGGTCTTAAGTTTATCTCCAACATCACTGTGGAACTGGACCAATCTGGTGTCATAAGATGCTCAGCTAACAATTCCAAAGGAGAAGATGTTAAGGAATTGGGTCTCTATGTTTCAG ATGTGAAGAATGGATTCGACATATTCGGACTTGATGAAGATGTCGTCTATGATGAAACAGCGCATAATGCAACAATTGCAATTGGCGAAACTGTAACAGTAACCTGCGGTGCCTATATTCAGAATTTTTCTCAAGAAATTCAATGGATAAGAGGTTCCGAAAACCTCACTTCTGACAGCA agtaCACCCTACAAAAAAGCCAAACTCAATTCAGTAACAGATCGTTGCTTACGATATACAGAATGAGCCACGAAGACGAGGGAGTCTATACCTGCGTACTTTACGAAATCGAAGACGGAAGTAAAAAGGAAATCAACAGAAAGAACATATCTTTCCACGTTGAAAAATCCATAGCTCCGAGATTGAGGCAGTCAAACTTGAACGATACTGTAGAAATCAATTTTGGCGCTAGGCTGGAATTGGTTTGTGAATTCGTGGGTTTGCCCAAACCCACAATCACGTGGTTTAAG AACAATGAATTGTTTCAAGCATCAGAGTCCAGAATGATTGTAGATGATGACAATGAGAGAATAATTTTCACAAATACCATCCCACAAGATGAAGGAACTTATAAGTGTGAGGGAAGAAACTACCTAGGTGCTGAATCTAAAGAAATGCTGCTTTCTTTCAAAA ATAAATTCGGTAGCAAATGGTACATCATTGTCATCGTCATCCTCTTGTTCTCGATATTCTCAGCGTGCATAATAATCTACATCAAGGACAAAAGGAAGAAG aaactggAAAAAGTATTGATCGAAGCCGGCTTAGCCAACTTCGAAAAAGGTCAACTAGAGAACCTCAATCCAGAATTGGGAATAGACGATCAGGCAGAATTGTTACCCTACGATAAGAAATGGGAGTTTCCAATTCAGAATTTGAAATTGG GAAAACAGCTTGGAGCTGGAGCCTTTGGTGTGGTGATGAAAGGCGAAGCCAGGGGCATTTTAGAAGATGAAGCTGTGACCACAGTGGCTGTGAAaatggtcaaaagaaacgcCGAGCATACCTACGTCAAAGCACTCGCTtccgaattgaaaataatggtTCATTTGGGGAAGCACTTGAATGTGGTCAATTTGCTAGGTGCATGTACAAAAAATGTCGCCAAGA GAGAGCTTCTGGTGATAGTCGAATATTGCAAGTTCGGAAACTTGCACAACTACCTCTACAGACACAGAGAAAATTTCATCAACCAAGTGGACCCCCAAACAGGTCAAATAGATTTCTCAATTGGGCAAGATATTTTAGAACGAAGCTATTCTTTAGCAAGCAATAAGAG TTCATATCCAATGAAATACGCTGCATTATCGTTCAGAAGCAGTAGTGGAAAATCTAATGTGGATGGTAGACGTGATAGTGAACTATGTAGTACAGCGAAGACGGAAAGTACAATCGTTAGTATGTCACCTAATACTGACCAAG TTTCAGTTGAGGAAGGTGTCACATCAAGCAGCAGCAACAATGTTCAGCCAGAATGGCGTAGCAACTACAAAGCCGATTACAAAGGTTCCGTCAGGCCTATAGCAACCAAAGACCTCCTAGCCTGGGCCTTCCAAGTAGCCAGAGGCATGGAATACTTAGCATCTAGAAAGGTCCTCCACGGAGACCTTGCCGCCAGAAATATCCTCCTGACGGACGATAATGTGGTAAAGATTTGCGATTTTGGACTAGCGAAAAGCATGTATAAAAGCGACAATTACAAGAAAAACAGTGAT GGTCCCCTTCCAGTGAAATGGATGGCTGTTGAATCGATCAGAGATAGGGTGTTCTCCACACAGTCAGACGTTTGGTCGTTTGGTATAGTCCTATGGGAGTTCTTCTCTTTAGCGCGGACCCCATATCCTGGCATGGAAGCTGATGAGAGGCTCTATGCGAAACTGGTTGAAGGTTATAGAATGGAAGCTCCTGAGTTCTCCACGAAGGATGC TTATCGTTTGATGCTAGACTGCTGGTCTGCTAAGCCAATGAATAGGCCTTCTTTCACCAAATTAGCAGAAAGGATTGGGTCGATGCTGGAAGACAGTGTCAGAAAG CACTACATCGATCTGAACGATCCATACCTCGTGATGAACACCCAGAGACTCGTAAACGGACAGGACGACTATCTGGCCATGGTCAGTCCCCCCAATTTCGAGAATTTATCATCCCCCCAACACTACGTCAACGAGTTCGACCAATCTTCTGGGTACATGAGTATGAAGAGTCCCACCATCTTCAGTCCGAGAGCGGAAGATGAACATGTCTTCACTTTCGACACTAGAAGAAGAAACAGTAACTCCAACGAGGAAAGCCCAGAACTTGCCCCGATGTTGGAAAACGGAAGGACACCCTGCACCAGCCCTGTACCTTTCAGTTTTTCGAATCCATCGTATCATCTTCCACCGAACGTTGTAAGTGATGATTCTGTGACGTGTGAAAAGGACATAGTCAAATCAGCAGACAATTATGTGAATATGCCCCAGAATAAGACTATGGTGAAAGAAAAGAACAGTAGTCATCCTAACATAAAAGTGGATGAAGATACCAAAGATGTCCATTACGTGAATAGCAGTAGTAGAGACTGGGAATCGATTATAGTCTGA